The Lysinibacillus pakistanensis genome includes a window with the following:
- a CDS encoding DegV family protein: MRTAIVTDSTAYITPEERARLNIHMIPLSVNISGQLFAEEVDITASEFYDKVRGAKEFPKTTQPPIGEFATLFEELAKDYDAVISIHLSSGISGTYQGAVQAGEMVEGIDVYTFDSEISCAVQGFYVLRAAEMAAQGFSAKEILATLADMKQYTRAYFIVDDLAHLQRGGRLSSAAALIGGLLQVKPVLHFVDKVIVPFEKIRTRKKALKRAEDLLAEDARKYQAMDAVVIHGNCQREAEEWLAQLASTYPNVNFTLSYFGPVIGTHLGEGSMGLGWTKK; the protein is encoded by the coding sequence ATGAGGACGGCAATCGTAACAGATAGTACGGCATATATTACACCTGAAGAACGAGCACGCTTAAACATTCATATGATTCCGTTAAGTGTAAATATCTCAGGACAATTATTTGCTGAGGAAGTAGATATCACAGCATCTGAGTTTTATGATAAGGTGCGTGGGGCGAAAGAATTCCCTAAAACAACACAGCCTCCAATTGGAGAGTTTGCCACTCTCTTTGAAGAGCTTGCAAAAGATTATGATGCGGTTATATCTATTCATTTATCGAGTGGCATTAGCGGGACCTATCAAGGTGCAGTTCAAGCTGGAGAGATGGTCGAGGGCATTGATGTTTATACTTTTGATAGTGAAATATCCTGTGCCGTACAAGGCTTTTATGTATTACGAGCAGCTGAAATGGCAGCACAGGGTTTTTCAGCAAAAGAAATACTTGCTACATTGGCGGACATGAAGCAGTATACTCGTGCTTACTTCATTGTAGATGACTTAGCTCACTTACAGCGTGGGGGACGTCTATCTTCAGCGGCAGCATTAATTGGGGGCTTATTGCAAGTAAAGCCTGTTCTGCATTTTGTGGACAAGGTTATTGTCCCTTTTGAAAAAATTCGCACACGTAAAAAGGCATTAAAACGTGCAGAGGATTTGTTAGCCGAAGATGCGAGAAAATATCAAGCAATGGATGCGGTTGTGATTCATGGTAATTGCCAACGCGAGGCAGAAGAATGGCTAGCACAATTAGCGTCAACCTACCCAAACGTGAACTTTACATTAAGCTATTTCGGTCCTGTTATTGGTACGCACTTAGGTGAGGGCTCTATGGGGCTAGGCTGGACAAAAAAATAA